Proteins encoded within one genomic window of Thiothrix litoralis:
- a CDS encoding ricin-type beta-trefoil lectin domain protein, with protein MLKEGQFKIVYFDICMTASAVENDASIALASCDSSADTQQFSLEENGHLVMKAKPELCVTVNATEKREGRGATPVHVMRPLSLQACSEDNAKYQAWSLFSF; from the coding sequence CTGCTTAAAGAAGGTCAGTTTAAGATCGTTTACTTTGATATCTGTATGACGGCATCCGCCGTTGAGAACGATGCTTCAATTGCATTGGCATCTTGCGATAGTAGTGCCGATACTCAGCAGTTTTCATTGGAAGAAAATGGCCATCTGGTGATGAAAGCTAAGCCGGAGCTATGTGTCACGGTGAATGCGACTGAAAAACGCGAAGGGCGTGGCGCGACACCCGTTCATGTGATGCGACCTTTGTCACTGCAAGCTTGTAGCGAAGATAATGCGAAGTATCAGGCTTGGTCGTTGTTTAGTTTTTAA
- a CDS encoding DUF2384 domain-containing protein, producing MQTFSAEEMTALTKAVIHHMDEWKISGEDMLVILGLGEEVRPRHLQQYRQGDKSFPQTPEMMDRIDHIVGIADALRTTFPFSSQMRVMWLSKPHRRFQRRDPLAVMLAEGVDGLMRVRIEVDCAYGYAINDALHAAAEKKKAAAA from the coding sequence ATGCAAACCTTTTCAGCAGAAGAGATGACCGCGTTAACCAAAGCCGTGATCCATCACATGGATGAGTGGAAAATCAGCGGGGAAGACATGCTGGTTATTCTGGGCTTGGGTGAGGAAGTACGTCCACGCCATTTGCAGCAATATCGCCAAGGCGACAAGTCATTTCCGCAAACGCCAGAGATGATGGATCGTATTGATCACATTGTGGGTATTGCTGACGCCTTGCGCACGACCTTCCCATTCAGTAGCCAAATGCGGGTAATGTGGTTAAGCAAACCGCACCGTCGTTTCCAACGCCGTGACCCGTTGGCGGTGATGTTGGCGGAAGGTGTTGATGGCTTGATGCGGGTCAGAATAGAGGTCGACTGTGCGTATGGTTACGCTATCAACGATGCTTTACATGCAGCGGCAGAGAAAAAGAAGGCAGCCGCTGCCTGA
- the grxD gene encoding Grx4 family monothiol glutaredoxin: protein MSALDRIDQAVKSNPVVIFMKGTPQMPQCGFSSRASQALMACGEEFAYVNVLGDPEIFQDLPQYANWPTFPQVYINGELIGGCDITLEMYQNGELQKMVKEAMKGNAAPEAGNAA from the coding sequence ATGAGTGCATTAGACCGTATCGATCAGGCTGTAAAAAGCAACCCAGTCGTCATTTTCATGAAAGGTACACCGCAGATGCCGCAATGTGGATTTTCCAGCCGTGCTTCTCAAGCGCTGATGGCGTGTGGTGAAGAGTTTGCCTACGTCAACGTATTGGGCGACCCGGAAATTTTCCAAGACTTGCCACAATACGCCAACTGGCCGACCTTCCCACAGGTTTACATCAACGGTGAATTGATCGGCGGTTGCGACATTACGCTGGAAATGTACCAGAACGGTGAATTGCAAAAGATGGTGAAAGAAGCCATGAAAGGCAACGCTGCACCTGAAGCAGGCAATGCCGCGTAA